From Streptomyces qinzhouensis, one genomic window encodes:
- a CDS encoding CitMHS family transporter: MLTILGFAMIATFLVLIMMKKMSPIAALVLIPALFCVLVGQGAQLGDYVIEGVGNLAPTAAMLMFAIVYFGVMIDVGLFDPIVRGILKFCKADPMRVVVGTALLAAIVSLDGDGSTTFMITVSAMYPLYKRLKMSLVVMTGIAATANGVMNTLPWGGPTARAATALKLDAADIFVPMIPALLVGLLFVFILAYFLGLRERKRVGYLSLDEVLETGKGSETVLVTSGTGTGKAASGAAGSSGSSGASAAVSGPGDDASDSAGAPGGDDTDGFQGLDPNRPTLRPRLYWFNAGLTIALLTAMIMELLPIPVLFLLGAALALTVNYPNMAEQKERIGAHAENVLNVAGMVFAAAVFTGVLTGTGMVKSMADWLVDAIPQGMGPHMAIVTGLLSLPLTYFMSNDGFYFGVLPVLAEAGAAHGVSPLEIARASLVGQALHMSSPLVPAVYVLVGMAKVEFGDHTRFTVKWAALTSLVVLAAGVLFGII; encoded by the coding sequence ATGCTGACAATCCTCGGCTTCGCCATGATCGCGACCTTCCTGGTCCTGATCATGATGAAGAAGATGTCGCCCATCGCGGCGCTGGTCCTGATCCCCGCGCTTTTCTGCGTCCTCGTCGGGCAGGGCGCACAGCTGGGGGACTACGTCATCGAAGGTGTCGGCAACCTCGCGCCGACCGCCGCGATGCTGATGTTCGCGATCGTCTACTTCGGTGTCATGATCGACGTCGGTCTGTTCGACCCGATCGTCCGCGGCATTCTGAAGTTCTGCAAGGCGGACCCGATGCGGGTCGTGGTCGGTACGGCGCTGCTCGCCGCCATCGTCTCTCTCGACGGCGACGGCTCCACCACCTTCATGATCACCGTCTCGGCGATGTACCCCCTCTACAAGCGCCTGAAGATGAGCCTGGTCGTGATGACCGGCATCGCCGCCACGGCCAACGGCGTGATGAACACCCTCCCCTGGGGCGGCCCGACCGCCCGGGCGGCGACCGCGCTGAAGCTCGACGCCGCCGATATCTTCGTGCCGATGATCCCCGCGCTGCTGGTGGGTCTGCTCTTCGTCTTCATCCTCGCTTACTTCCTGGGGCTGCGGGAGCGCAAGCGCGTCGGCTACCTCTCCCTGGACGAGGTGCTGGAGACCGGGAAGGGCTCCGAGACGGTGCTGGTCACGTCCGGTACGGGCACCGGCAAGGCCGCCTCGGGCGCCGCCGGCTCTTCGGGTTCCTCGGGTGCTTCCGCCGCCGTCAGCGGCCCCGGCGACGATGCCTCCGACTCCGCCGGCGCCCCCGGTGGCGACGATACGGACGGTTTCCAGGGCCTCGACCCCAACCGGCCCACCCTGCGGCCCAGGCTCTACTGGTTCAACGCCGGGCTCACCATCGCCCTCCTCACCGCGATGATCATGGAGCTGCTCCCCATCCCGGTGCTGTTCCTGCTCGGCGCCGCCCTCGCGCTCACGGTCAACTACCCCAATATGGCCGAGCAGAAGGAGCGGATCGGCGCCCACGCCGAGAACGTCCTCAATGTGGCCGGAATGGTCTTCGCCGCCGCCGTCTTCACCGGTGTCCTCACCGGCACCGGAATGGTCAAGAGCATGGCGGACTGGCTGGTCGACGCCATTCCCCAGGGCATGGGTCCGCATATGGCCATCGTCACCGGTCTGCTGAGCCTGCCCCTCACGTACTTCATGTCCAACGACGGCTTCTACTTCGGCGTCCTGCCCGTGCTCGCCGAGGCCGGTGCCGCCCACGGGGTGTCCCCGCTGGAGATCGCCCGGGCGTCCCTCGTCGGCCAGGCGCTGCACATGTCCAGCCCGCTGGTGCCCGCCGTCTACGTCCTCGTCGGCATGGCCAAGGTGGAGTTCGGCGACCACACCCGGTTCACCGTCAAATGGGCGGCGCTCACTTCGCTCGTGGTCCTCGCCGCCGGAGTGCTCTTCGGCATCATCTGA
- a CDS encoding TetR/AcrR family transcriptional regulator: protein MERVPHPHLRREPVQARSAERLARILDACAELLDESGYEELSTRTVAVRAGVPIGSVYRFFGNKRALVDALAARNLDRYGERVAERVAALPPGDWCGLLDAVLDEYVLMKRTAPGFSLVDFGYRIPVGSPPEGAEHALADRLVHFLAAQIGRDPDAGLRRTVLVAVEAADAVLQLAFRITAEGDAAVIAEARLLLRAYLAGALDPRAAGDTAG, encoded by the coding sequence ATGGAGCGCGTGCCCCATCCCCATCTACGCCGGGAACCCGTCCAGGCGCGCAGCGCGGAGCGGCTCGCGCGGATTCTCGATGCCTGTGCGGAGCTGCTCGACGAGTCGGGGTACGAGGAGCTGTCCACCCGGACGGTCGCCGTGCGGGCCGGGGTGCCGATCGGGTCCGTCTACCGTTTCTTCGGCAACAAGCGCGCCCTCGTGGACGCGCTCGCCGCCCGTAACCTCGACCGGTACGGCGAACGGGTGGCCGAACGGGTGGCGGCCCTGCCCCCGGGCGACTGGTGCGGACTGCTGGACGCCGTCCTCGACGAATATGTGCTGATGAAGCGCACCGCCCCGGGATTCTCCCTGGTGGACTTCGGGTACCGGATTCCCGTCGGCAGCCCGCCCGAGGGCGCCGAGCACGCGCTCGCCGACCGGCTCGTCCACTTTCTCGCCGCCCAGATCGGGCGGGACCCGGACGCCGGTCTGCGCCGTACCGTCCTGGTCGCCGTGGAGGCGGCGGACGCGGTGCTCCAGCTCGCCTTCCGGATCACCGCGGAGGGGGACGCGGCGGTCATCGCGGAGGCACGGCTGCTGCTGCGGGCCTATCTGGCCGGGGCCCTCGACCCCCGAGCCGCCGGGGATACGGCGGGCTGA
- the hmgA gene encoding homogentisate 1,2-dioxygenase produces MSGSGQAAQGYAGAVERAREVAGALEYTGGFGNEHASEALPGALPVGRNSPQRAPHGLYAEQLSGSAFTEPRAVNRRSWLYRIRPSAAHPPLRRIDNGSVRSGPFAEAIPDPNRLRWNPLPEPAPGTDWLAGLWTLGGNGDPAERSGTAVHLYHANAPMVDRVFGDSDGELLIVPESGGLLLVTELGLLAARPGEVALIPRGVRFRVELLDERARGYVCENYGRPFRLPDLGPIGANGLANPRDFLAPVAAYEDVERPVEVVTKYCGHLWAATYDHSPLDVVAWHGSHVPYVYDLKRFNVIGSISYDHPDPSIFTVLTSPTDTPGLADVDFVVFAPRWLVGEDTFRPPYFHRNVMSEYMGLIEGAYDAKTAGEGGFVPGGGSLHPMMSAHGPDRETFERASAAELKPQRLDDGLAFMFETRRPLVVTRQAAEARHRQKEYDSVWQGLERHFPS; encoded by the coding sequence ATGAGCGGAAGCGGGCAGGCGGCGCAGGGGTACGCGGGGGCGGTGGAGCGGGCGCGGGAGGTCGCGGGGGCGCTGGAGTACACCGGGGGGTTCGGCAACGAGCACGCATCCGAGGCGCTGCCGGGGGCCCTGCCGGTCGGGCGGAACTCACCTCAGCGCGCACCTCACGGCCTGTACGCGGAGCAGCTCAGCGGCTCCGCGTTCACCGAGCCCCGGGCGGTCAACCGGCGTTCCTGGCTCTACCGGATCCGGCCGTCGGCCGCGCATCCGCCGCTGCGCCGGATCGACAACGGAAGCGTGCGCAGCGGCCCGTTCGCCGAGGCGATCCCCGACCCGAACCGGCTGCGCTGGAACCCCCTGCCGGAGCCGGCGCCCGGCACCGACTGGCTGGCCGGGCTCTGGACCCTCGGCGGCAACGGCGACCCCGCCGAGCGCTCCGGCACGGCCGTGCACCTCTACCACGCGAACGCGCCGATGGTGGACCGGGTGTTCGGCGACTCCGACGGCGAACTGCTGATCGTCCCGGAGTCGGGCGGGCTGCTGCTGGTGACCGAGCTGGGCCTGCTGGCGGCGCGCCCCGGGGAGGTCGCGCTGATCCCCCGCGGGGTCCGGTTCCGGGTCGAGCTGCTGGACGAACGGGCCCGCGGCTATGTCTGCGAGAACTACGGCCGGCCGTTCCGGCTGCCCGATCTCGGCCCGATCGGCGCCAACGGTCTCGCCAACCCCCGGGACTTCCTCGCCCCCGTCGCCGCGTACGAGGACGTCGAACGCCCGGTCGAGGTCGTCACGAAGTACTGCGGCCACCTGTGGGCCGCGACGTACGACCACTCCCCGCTCGATGTCGTCGCCTGGCACGGCAGCCATGTGCCGTACGTCTACGATCTGAAGCGCTTCAACGTCATCGGCAGCATCTCCTACGACCACCCGGACCCGTCGATCTTCACGGTCCTCACCTCCCCCACCGACACCCCCGGCCTCGCCGATGTCGACTTCGTGGTCTTCGCCCCGCGCTGGCTGGTCGGCGAGGACACCTTCCGGCCGCCGTATTTCCACCGCAATGTGATGAGCGAGTACATGGGCCTGATCGAAGGGGCGTACGACGCGAAGACGGCGGGCGAGGGCGGTTTCGTGCCGGGCGGCGGCTCGCTGCACCCCATGATGTCGGCGCACGGGCCCGACCGGGAGACCTTCGAGCGGGCGAGCGCGGCCGAGCTGAAGCCGCAGAGACTGGACGACGGACTCGCCTTCATGTTCGAGACCCGGCGGCCCCTGGTGGTCACCCGGCAGGCCGCGGAGGCCCGGCACCGCCAGAAGGAGTACGACAGCGTGTGGCAGGGTCTGGAGCGTCACTTCCCGTCCTGA
- a CDS encoding GntR family transcriptional regulator, translated as MTSSFAPDSLVLNRKLPLWYQVSQSLRASILGRAPEASLRLPTEEQLAGHYGVSVLTMRQALKELEEEGLISRHRRRGTFIEPGARRGAPRRLLGSIDAIVAQQSGERTTVLGHGREPVPVELAEHFPGLSEVVTYRRLRRDGETGEPTNWAENAVRPDIAALLDIADLERWPMTKVLRDAVGVRIGRITDTVEARLADPPTAELLQVPLLSPILHYTGVTHDTEGRVVDVARIRYRGDRFSFSVTVDAP; from the coding sequence GTGACCTCCTCCTTCGCCCCTGATTCGCTCGTCCTCAACCGCAAGCTGCCGCTGTGGTACCAGGTTTCGCAGTCGCTGCGCGCCTCCATACTGGGCCGGGCGCCCGAGGCGTCCCTGCGGCTGCCGACCGAGGAGCAGCTGGCCGGGCATTACGGCGTCAGCGTGCTGACCATGCGGCAGGCGCTGAAGGAGCTGGAGGAGGAGGGGCTGATCAGCCGGCACCGGCGGCGCGGCACCTTCATCGAGCCGGGGGCCCGCCGGGGCGCCCCCCGGCGGCTGCTGGGGTCGATCGACGCGATCGTGGCCCAGCAGTCGGGCGAGCGGACGACGGTCCTCGGCCATGGCCGGGAGCCGGTACCGGTGGAACTGGCCGAGCACTTCCCGGGGCTGTCCGAGGTGGTGACGTACCGCAGGCTGCGGCGGGACGGGGAGACCGGCGAGCCGACGAACTGGGCGGAGAACGCGGTCCGGCCCGATATCGCGGCCCTGCTCGACATCGCCGATCTGGAGCGGTGGCCGATGACGAAGGTACTGCGGGACGCGGTGGGGGTACGGATCGGCCGGATCACGGACACGGTCGAGGCCCGGCTCGCGGACCCGCCGACCGCCGAACTCCTCCAGGTGCCGCTGCTGAGCCCGATCCTGCACTACACGGGGGTCACCCATGACACGGAGGGCCGGGTCGTCGATGTGGCCCGGATCCGCTACCGGGGCGACCGGTTCTCCTTCTCGGTCACGGTCGACGCGCCGTAG